CCCagttttatattgtatttttatatattgaaaGATTTGAACTGTCAGGAACAGTCTGGAGCCAGTTATTTGTGCTAGGAAAATTGGTTGAAAGATTGCagtcaaatttattttacatcaaCTGTTATGTCAGTAGATCTCAATAATTAAAGTGCTGCTGAAGTATAATAAATGATAGTAACATCATCATTCATGTGCCAGCTTTTAAACTTTGTTGTTAAATGGCTGTAGCAACTGCAATGAATTGGATaagccttttgttgttgttatttcattttgtaatcaGACCTTTCAATGGTCTAGGAGTTCTCACGTGCATCTATTCCCTGCTACACTCTGTATAATCACAGTCTTTGTGATCAGCTTATCTACTTCAATGACTGTTGAAGGTGTATTTTAACAGTCTGTACAAAGATTCTTTATCTATGGCCAACATGAGCTGCTAACTTCCCTACCTTCATATCCAggaatccattttttttcccctgcttatTATTACGTGGAACTGTGCTTATTAACAATTATGatagcaaatattttctatttcagtacAGCTAATGTGCATCTAAACTATGTTCCCTGGCTTTTCTGACTCCATTTGGGCTAGTCGCCTTGTGTCTGCCTGCCTTGTGTATGTGCTTTGGGTcacctcatttttcttccccttctgcttTCAACTTTATTATTAGTCCAATGACTATGACATGTCTTAGATCATATTTAGCAAACTGGTTGAAGTGATACTCCTTGCAAGTGACCATGAAGAAATCTGAATATCAATAATTATACTATCTGTCCACACATCAATATGCATGTACCAAATGCTATAAGTATTTATGAACAGGTCCATCGTCAATGGAACAACAGAATTGATGAAGTTATTTCTGAATATGGGAATAAGAGTCTGGCTGAGAAGGAGCTCGAGTGGAACATTCTGAATGCTGTGCAGCACaatgtaaggagaaaaaaaatcacagataaaATATCACCAATCAGAATTTACTTAACAAATATAATAAATGCACGCCTTTAATAAAGGATTATTTTTGCAGGATCTGCTGCTAATATGTAGTGGGGGTTGGGAGAGGATGCAGATTCCTTGCTGTTACAGTGGTATGGATGAGATTAGCCATTTGTCAGGCTGTCAGTGTATGTAGGAGCAGAAGCAGTTCTGATCACTGAACtttacagcagctgaagaaaagtaTGAGTTTCCTAATATCTTGGGGAGTGTGTGATAACATAAAACACTTGGTCTGTTTATGTCTGAAGGCTGACCTGAACCATCGACAAGTAGCAATGTTATGAGGTCAAAGCAGAGCTCCTACTGCAACTCTTCTTTTCAGTGAGCCTTTCAGAAATAATGCTTAAAGCCTCAAATTAGCTTGCAAGTCAGTACTTTCAGCACACACATTTAACTGTTAATCATAATCATTTCTATGGCCTGGCAGCATgtaatttggtttctttttcagaagtcctttaaagcatttttatgggatcaattatttttgaagttgctAACAGTTTTTGACCAGCAGGCTGCTACTCTCTCATCAAATTAATTCTGAACCACGAGCTTCTAGTTACAAACACTACAGCTTTACAGTTTAGTATggtttaatacatttttatagatCAGCTGTGAGTCCCTTAATATGACTTCCTGTAGAGGTGAGTTCTGTGGTTCTTGACAAATGTTGAGTATAATTTATGATTCCAGATAACTGGCAAAGCACGTATGTCTAGACTCAAGAttataaatgcatttgtaatgtatatttaaaatctgttctttgaAAATCAAGTCTTCTTTCATTTGATTCATGATTTCTGTAGTGATTAATGGCCACCTCATTATGTCAGTGGTACAGTTGGACTATATTCTGGCTCATACTTGAGCTCAGCTTCATTGAGCTGTTATGGGCTCacagatttcagcaaagctaCATACCCTAGTAAGTACTTAGTGGGcttgtttatattttgtcaGTTCTCAGAGTCCTGTAGATATTTTGCTGTTGATGTCTAAGACAAACAAAATGATAACAAATCTGCCAAGATGAAGATGAACTGTAATCATACTTTTGAATGAAATACTGCCTTCCCCAGGTCATGTGTTACTTATTTCcagcatgaggaaaaaaaaaaaaaaaaaagcttcagaataTTATTAGAGAACTACATTTTAACTTATTCTTCGTAAAATATGAAGTACTGGTTAAGCTGgtgatttttttaactgaaacttttatattaaaatgacaGTTCTAGCtaagttatctttttttttttttttttttttttttttttatataatttttccaaaatttaaaaGTAGAATATTCTGGACTAACTCTTCAAAACAGTACAAGGAGGTATTTTTGTTTAGCAGTCTCCTGTGCTGAAAATCACACTCTCAGTCAACATGGTTGCAGAATGAATGTGAGTtgagttggacttggtgatccttgtcggtcccttccaacttgggatattgTATGTATGacagatttttcattaaaaaaaaaaaaaaagcacaaacaacaacaaaacaacacagaagtttcTGAAGTTTCACCCtgattcagaatgaaaaattgcTGGAATTTCCTACATGGCAAGAATTCTGTTATCCAAACTATTTTACAGTTTGATCTTTGGTTTAGTTTTATTGATATTATGTCATATTCTTGGGAAGTGTTAGCTGACACTTTTGAACAGTGCACAGTATTTGTTTAGTGTTTAATATCTGAGCTGTATTTTCACAAGAGATAAATTCctacaaaaatacagattagGACAGGGAGACTTTCTAAAGATCTTCCGTTGCTGAGAACAAAGGACTTTTGcaaatcctttcatttttgtaaatgaCCTTAGAAGTGAGAAAGGAACAACTAAAAGCATTTCTAATTTCAGTTCTTATTTAGGTTCCTAGGTCagagtaaaacattttttttttttaatattactatttttaatgtgttttataatATATGTCTGTATTTATTGAATTAATTGTGGAACATCATTCATTATGTTTTTCCAATTTCACATAgatatctttcttcttttgctgtaCTTAACAGTGAGCTTGCCCTTACTATACTTATTACTTAAACACAATTTCTGAACTGAAATTACCTGTTAACATTGTAAACTGCAGTGTTTGCAAAAGTTAAGGATAATTGTTAAAatttaatgtttccattttttttttctatttacatGTGTACTAGAATCATTTCAGTGTCTAAaagaatgttattttcaaagctgtgttttaagaACCTACCCTTCATAAGCTTCCAGATATCCAGTGCATGTCTTTGCAAATTATATGTACACAAGGTTGAATTATCCTTTGCAGAAGCCTCTCTCTACTTAATATAGAGGGAAAATATCTATCTAATTTAATCAACTAAATCAAATATGGCACTGGTTTGGGGTGAAAGTTCCTCTATGTGAAGGAACGCAGGATCTTTATAGGTACTGGAATTACAAATTATAGGATTTATATTCTAGATGGAGTGCTGTGGAAGATATGATGTCACACAgtgggaaaagaataaaaacaaggaaagtaGTACTCAGATCCCATGTTCATGCACCAAGTCTAGTCGGAAGGAATGGTTTTGTGATGTCCCTAGGAATTCAACATACAGTatggtaagaaataaaaaaaaataacaacaacaacaacaacaaaaaacttgtcTTGAAGAATATAAATTTTGCTACCAGATGGACAGATggactttggaaaaaaatattcaaaacactttttccaaatattaaagTATTAGTAATGTTCATTAGTTTGTCACTtatcactgaaacatttttattttttttttactcattagGTGTAAGTCCTGTAGGCAATTTTATATTAAGGatactttaagaaaacaagttgTGAATTTCAGAGAATCAGTATCAGGGATATTTACTAAGGGTTTATGAAGTAGTAAGCATCTGGGCATTCAAAAATCAATGCTGTACAAATCAATAATGATAATGGAAAGTGACAATATATAAAACGTATGTAGCGCCTCTTCCACTCgtaattattattcattaattaTAGAATGACAGCAATTACTTTACctgtttgcattattttttcccaaagcatCTTCAGTACACAGTAAGAGAAATGAACAAGACATTGAAATTCGAGATGTGTTGCCCAAGACCAGTTCATGTTAGCATTTACATGTCCTAATACAAAGGGACCAGTTTGCATAGGTTGATCAGATATTATCACCTGATAAGAGAAATATGGAGCAAGAAGCATACTCTTGTGAAAGCTCTCCAGTATTAATAGGACTGTCCAATGGAAACACGAATTCAATGGGCAGTTCAGGACTGTAATTAATAGAAAGCATGTCGCTAAATGACATCTCTTCCTTCACTCATCAGTTTGGAATTTTGTAATTTTGACTGTTCCTTGTCATTAAAAGATAATTTCAAGGTATAGGGCATAGgaaccattattattattgctattcttattatttataagaaaagttttattatatttacagctattttatgctatttaataatttataagttcttaaaataaacaacataatAAGCATAGACTGTAATCGGCAAAATTTGTATCAGGATGCAAAAGGTTCCTGAAAACTTGaacatattatttcatttatttggagAGTAATCTCTTagttatacaaaaataaataaataaataaataaataaataaataaataaataatccctTTTTATTAGGTCACAAGCTCTGGTACATTTCCATTCAAAATTATCAGATTTACTTCAGAACAACCTGCTTAGTttagatcatttaaaaaaaactttatggCTAACTCTGCAGTATATGTTACTATTGAATTTGATTTCTGgtaaataaatatcagaactCATCATAAGCTGCAGAAAGTTTTATGCAATATATTCTAACAGCATGTTCTTATAAATATGCAAAGGGAATTCAAAagtcaaaatgatttttcttgaaatctaTTCTTACTTAGGGATGCGAAGAATATTTAGATACATggtttgaaaataatgttttgatcTTAACTGGAATTAATATCAGCCTGCTAATTACACAggtaagattatttttaagaaaaaaaaaatatattgaaattcTACTGGGGGTAAAAATCAGTTCAGTGCCAGTTGGTTTTGGCATGCTGTCTGAAATTTTGTGAAGCTTTCCAtcaattttaattagaaataagATCTAGCAATGTTTATTGACACCCCACTCCCCCCAGCTCTCATATTCAAGCACCATCACGGGTGGAGGTGTCCAATGTTTGTTGAATGAAATATTCGACCTGACTTgtgaaaacaaattgctttgCAAAGACAGGAAATGgttaagagaataaaaattctATGGAACaaaagatcactttttttttttttttttttttttctgtatttggacAGAGTCCAGTCCACGAATGTGCTACAACAAACAGTACAAATCACGAAACCCCTCTCCCCACATATCTATGAGAAAATTTTATTGGGTAAAAAGGAATAATGGTAAcaaaaatttcttcacagaCATCCTGAAGGCCCAATGCCATCAAGCAGGTAGAAGGAAGTTTTAATAGTATCTAAAACCATGGGGTTGAAAATTAGATTAGTTAATTTTTACTCAAAGAATTAAAAGTATACCTATTTTACCTCTTCCATATGTAGTACCTTCCCACAAAGGTAGATAGTAAAAGCATTCTATAGAGTGGACCAGATCagtgatgaaaatatttgttaacaCAATCACATAATCCTCGTTAGCACAGTATATGAGTATCTCATGATCTTTAATGTacagttcatagaatcatagaatcatagaatattctgagttggaagggacccacaaggatcatcaagtccaactccttgcaccacacaggtctacccaaaagtttagaccatgtgacttagtgcagagtccaaacgtttcttaaattcatacaggcttggtgcagtgactacttcactggggagcctgttccagtgtgcaaccaccctctcagtaaaaaatcttctcctgatatctagtctaaatttaaaaaactttcaattaaaaacatttcaatttaaaaaacttTCTTGTCAGGTTGGAAAGAACTGTTATGCCAATTCAAGAGGGTAATGCTAAGATTCATAGGACACTGAAGCATTTAACTAAATTATGTGCCACTTGAACAGATTCCAAGATAGTTCTATGATGTGGGCCTAAGTGATTTTCTCAAGGTCACATAGGAAGTCTGTTCCTGGGCAGAGAATCTGGCTTGTGTCTTCAGGCACATGTCCTGGTTATTCCCCTTTATATCCTTCTGCATTGTCATTCATAGGAGCCAGGTCAACAATCAGATTGACTCAATCATGAGCAAGCATCAACactttctttgttatttttaattcatcctttctccttttttagaTATTTGTGATCAAGCTAACCATACAGCTATTAAGAAACAtcaaaaagaataatatttgGCCAGATGAATGATGAATTCTTCTGGGCATTGCTGTGGTGCAAGAAGATCTGATTCATGCCTGTGACATCAACAAAATTACTTCCCCTAAAATGTCCATTGGGCTGTATGTATTGTAATCAATAGTATATTAACATTTGGGCTATAACTTGTTCGTTTATTGATCACAGTTATAGATAAAACAGTATGCTACAAAAGTCTGTGGCAGCATGCCATGTACTAGGTGGTGGTTAAAACTTCCTGAAAAATTGAATATTAGTTTTCTGAGTCTCCAGAATATCAATGAGAGTGTTATAAATAGTACTGTATAGTATACTGCACCTTGAAACAGAAGGATTCAGTTAAGAAACATACTCAGTAAGTCTTGCTGATATTCCTTCAGgcctttactttttcttctaatctgtctttattttgttgtggGCTCTTGTgcaatttaatttctgttaatttcacCAAATCATATATATTTGACCCTTAATAGTTCTTTTCCTTTAAGTGTTGTAGTAGGAATTGTTCCTTCTTGCTGAGTAGCTCTTACCATTCATTTAATCAAATGGCTTCTGTGGCTTAAGTGGAGTAAGCTTGAAACCCTAAAACTCTTTTTATCATCTGAGCAGTTAGATGACCTGGAATATCCTGAGGAAAACTGATGCAGACATATTACAAGTGTAGGTAATAGCATGGTTAATTATTGTTGGCCATTTTAGTAACCCATTTTCCAATGCTTATTAATTTGGTAAGTTTTATTAAGTTATTCTAAAAAATTTCCATGTCAAGAGTCTGCCACAGACTGAATTTCTTATTTAGagaacttaaaataaaagtgcCAGTTCAGAGATGAAGAATGTGCGTGGAACTGCATTTGAATTTCAAacttgtatctttttttctaacACCAGTAAAAATCTAAGAAACAGAGTGATGAAGTCTCTCCGTCTGTCATGCCAATCTTCAGTTTATCAGTTTAAGAATGGCAGCTATCTGTTATCTTGAAGTCTCTGATGGATCAAGAGTTTTTGAATGTATTACTGGTGTAATTCAGTCTGAGAATACAATCTGAGGaggattttaaataataaccaaaacatatttttttttttcagtaatctTCATTTTGTGACTTACAGATTACTTCAGAAAACTGGGATcaaaaatttgaattttagttcatatgtataaattaaaatataaaaataaactgacttCATTGTAACAAACAATCCATTTAGAAATCCCAATAACCTGGTAAAATAGCAGAAGCTACTTTTTCATTGGCAAGTAGACCCATTACCTTGAATAAGTCTGTGGTACAGAGCAGAATAATAACAACaatttttcacttattttttccatagatCCAATGttcaacatgaaaacaaaactcataATTGTGAGAAACAATGTTGTGTCTTTGCAatagaaggtgtttttgcagtgtaaaattccactaaccttgcatattcaaaagtgattgtgcaTGCAAGACAGTAGCATAGCAGTGGGGAGTATGTTAAGAAGATAAGAAGGTCCCACTCTCCCAAAATAAGGAagatagctaagaaaaacaggacaaGCAGTGTGAgactagttaaaaaaaaaaaaaaaaaaaaaaaaaaaaatcatgagccCTCTAGTCacgagagaagaaggaaaaaaaaaaaaaaaggaaaggaaaaattaatggttggtcaaataaaattgtacatatattgTATAGAAGTGCGTCAAGTACGTTGTAAACCTGTAGTAGtcagccagtgaggaaacaggagaaatcaggtgtcgggtaatagggaatataagGTTATAAGGTTATTTTTACTGTGCGCTCCTGCTTACAGTACacctgccattgcaatcacgAATAAAAAAGCTTCGCAGAAAATCCtctctgaataaaattattgagatttttctcacaatttgggggcTCATTCGGGATCTTGTTGCCTACCCGAGAGTTCTTGCCACCACAGGCAGGAAGGTGCaccctgctgatttcagtggtcCCATCAGGGGTAGTGGGTTCTCTCGGTATGGCTGACGAAGGACTGAGACTGTTAATCTGAAGACAGGCTCTGTGAAgcactggggagaagggaggccaCCACAGGCATGGCACAGACATACTACAGACACAGGACAGACACAGTACAGGCACAGGGATAACTGCTGATAAACCAGACTGGCAATTCTGTACACGGACCAAGGTAAGGCAAACTTTACTGTATGCTGCCTTGGGGTGGGTTCGGGGAGACTCTTGTGTGGAGTGTGAATGAGATGCACTTGCGTGAAACAAGTGTGGAGTCTCAATCTGTGGTTCCATATTCTCACAAGTGGTGTGGCCGGAGATGGGTAAAGAGAAAGATAGAAGGGGGAAAGAGAGTCTCGGGGGTTTAGGCCCTTAGGTGTATGGTACTCAAGCACGGTGAAGTGCTTGGCAGTACACCCCACCTCTGTCCTAATACTAGGTACCCTGTATACTAATCATGTGGTACCCTGTGGGTGGTAAAGTCCACAGCAGCGTGTCAGGAAGAGATAGGGATTAAGGGTTCCGAGTCAGTAGGGTGGGGGTGGAGACCCCAGTATTGTGCCTAAATTAGTCCTTTGGGGAGAATGATAAGGAAttggaaaaacaacacagaaactagggaaaaagattttttttttttaaataataaatggtTAGATATTGTCTAATTGTCTCACCTAAAAAGCCAATATAAGCAACTAAGCAACTTCAGTACTTTGGCCAAAATATGGGTgtgatgaaaattcaggctttaaatttaTGTGTAAACAATAAGACTCCTTTTTTGGAGGAGGAATCAAGATATGTTCCATATAATCCTAATATTGCActagaggcagcagcagctgctccaggactAAAATTGACGCTGTCCCTGGAGAAAGAGCGCACTCCAGGCTCTGGCAAGAATTAGAACAATGTAGAAGAATTATTGAGAATTTCGCCTTCCCTGATAATAACAGTACTAGCACTAACTGTGTAACCTCTTAGGGAGGTCCAGTGGGACAAggacaaaaatgtgttttaagaaggttttgttgttgttgttgttgttgggagGGGAATGATTCAGCAGGCAGCTATGCAAGAACAGGAAAGAATtaacccccaccccccacacCCAAGAGTAATTCTGATAGAGCAGAAATACCACTCATTCAACTGGATAATAACCCACAACACAGAAATCATATGAGAGACGTGGGGTCAGAATGGGAAAGTACTCGGGGATGAATCCTGAGAACCCAGTAGCCCAAGGgctcttgaaagttcattttgtgattaaagcctggccatttacacagaaaaagcttCAGAAGCATCCAGAGGATGGAGTGAACAGTGTAGGTAGTATGAAAGTGTATgccaggaggggagatgagaaggaaaagtagAGAGTGAAACAAACAGTATTCACAGCGCACTGGGTAGTGAGGCAAACGGTTGGAGATACAGGGACTTTCAGGAGGGGCTGGGcccaggatggaaaggagaggaagagagatgaagaaatggCAGGCAAGGAAAGCTACCTGTGTTGTAACCTAAATCCTAGCAGGAACAGGCTTTGAGAACGTGTTTTAAGTGTAGCCAGGACAGCCACTTAAAATAGGAGTATCcggagtggaagaaggaggagagattgCTGTTACAAATTCAGAATAGGGAAGTCGGGGCTTCTTAGAAAGCTAGTCCCACTGAGAGCCCCTGATAAATGAAGTGTACCTCAAGGGTTGAGTTAAGGATATGAGGATCACTCTACAATTATTGTTACAGGCAAAACAACCTTAGCATAGGAAGATTAGTAAAATTTATTATGTATTGCTGAGGGGCTGGAGTGGTGAGAAACTCCTCCACCTTTTCCCTGCCCTGAGTGGCGCAGGGGGGCTGGGAGTGGGGGCTACCATCAGTTCATGGTGCTTTGTTTCCACTGCTTCTTTGCGGTcgctctctcctctcctctgttCTGTTGTGGGGTCCCTCCTGCGGGGTGCCAACCTTCCTGGGCTGGTCTTATGTGGGtttctccacaggcagcagctctttgaCTTTCATCAAAACAGTACCATCAACACACTCCAGAAATCTGGATTGCTAGCACCACGCCATATTGCCCAGACATCCGGTGGTTAGAGTTTCCCTGAGTGCAGGGGCCAGCAATCATGAGGCTTCCTCCAGTTACAGAAAGACTTTGTGGACTTCACCTTCTTGGTCCAGAAGCCTCTGGTAGATACCTACTATGACATCACCTGTTTTAGTGTGCCCTTTGATCCTTACCAATCATCTTCTGAATGGCAAAGATCTCTGTGTTCTTCCTGAGATATCAAGTCAAGTTGGTAGCAGggtgcctccttccctccaagAGCtacaatttcagaaataaagaatacttcAGCAAGTGTGAAATGCCATCTGCAGATGTACAAATACTTATATCCAGTCCACATAAGATGTTTTTTCACTAGTACACTGAATTCCATCCAGATCTAATAAACACCTATTC
The nucleotide sequence above comes from Oxyura jamaicensis isolate SHBP4307 breed ruddy duck chromosome 1, BPBGC_Ojam_1.0, whole genome shotgun sequence. Encoded proteins:
- the TSPAN19 gene encoding putative tetraspanin-19, with the translated sequence MHRSKEETYYEIVLSKTLGIILLTFGLWLLLDRNNLFSVLFSSGENQAVSCISFMLLGAGSLITFTSAMGFLGSVQEIKSLLVTYMCFQVLVFVIQITIPVLVFLKKEVVHRQWNNRIDEVISEYGNKSLAEKELEWNILNAVQHNMECCGRYDVTQWEKNKNKESSTQIPCSCTKSSRKEWFCDVPRNSTYSMGCEEYLDTWFENNVLILTGINISLLITQIFVIKLTIQLLRNIKKNNIWPDE